A genomic window from Candidatus Obscuribacterales bacterium includes:
- the ppsA gene encoding phosphoenolpyruvate synthase: MAKYIAWFEEIGLDDVPLVGGKNASLGEMIQTLSAGGIPVPGGFAITAEAYTELITTNGLRSHLDKLLTGLDKNNIEELARAGQSARALIKDVGLPPQVVADIKEAYKQLEERYGRNLDVAVRSSATAEDLPEASFAGQQETFLNIRGEGALLDACLACMASLFTDRAIAYRIDQGFDHLSVKLSVGVQKMVRSDLASSGVIFTLDPESGFRDVILVTSSYGLGENIVAGRVDPDEFIVFKPTLKAGLRPILRRKLGAKQMRMVYSGHGTRTTENDPVLAAEREKFSLSDDQVLKLAQWALAVEEHYSKRYGKETAMDIEWALDGLDNKLYLVQARPETVHTIKDTQVLETYRLESTSEVLLKGRAIGERIGAGAARVIPSVRELASFKDGEVLVTDMTDPDWEPIMKRAAAIVTNRGGRTCHAAIVSREIGVPCVVGTHHATDILKSGANITVCCAQGDQGLVYSGQLPFTRNRVHLDKLPKIRTKLMLNLGNPEQALSVSQLPVDGVGLARLEFIIADEVKVHPLALTRFSDLKDQQAAEAITKLTRDYPSREQYFIDKLSEGVAIIAAAFYPRPIIVRMSDFKTNEYANLLGGKQFEPLEENPMIGFRGACRYYDERYKDGFALECRALSKVRDKMGLSNVKVMIPFCRTPEEGRLVIEEMRRNGLRQGENGLEVYVMCELPSNVMMATEFAEVFDGFSIGSNDLTQLTLGLDRDNEIIARLFDERNDAVKRTIAAAIKAAKAAGKPIGICGQAPSDYPEIVKFLIEQEIDSISLTEDAVIKTLIMLAKAESEVANGVAAS; encoded by the coding sequence ATGGCTAAATACATTGCCTGGTTTGAGGAAATTGGACTGGACGATGTCCCGCTGGTTGGAGGTAAAAATGCTTCTCTGGGCGAGATGATTCAAACCCTTTCAGCCGGCGGTATTCCTGTGCCGGGTGGATTTGCCATAACAGCAGAAGCCTATACCGAACTAATTACTACAAATGGACTGCGAAGCCATTTAGACAAATTGCTTACCGGTTTGGACAAGAACAACATTGAAGAACTTGCCCGCGCCGGACAGTCCGCGCGAGCCTTAATTAAAGATGTCGGCTTGCCACCACAAGTAGTGGCGGACATAAAGGAAGCCTACAAGCAATTGGAAGAGCGTTATGGACGCAATCTAGACGTTGCCGTTCGTTCAAGTGCCACTGCCGAAGATTTGCCGGAAGCTTCCTTTGCCGGACAGCAAGAAACGTTTTTGAATATACGCGGTGAAGGCGCCCTACTCGATGCTTGTCTTGCCTGCATGGCGTCACTGTTTACCGACCGAGCAATTGCCTATCGCATAGATCAAGGTTTCGATCATCTGTCGGTAAAGCTTTCAGTCGGCGTTCAAAAAATGGTTCGCTCGGATCTTGCCTCGTCCGGCGTCATCTTTACGCTTGATCCTGAATCCGGTTTCCGCGACGTCATTCTTGTTACTTCTTCTTATGGACTAGGTGAAAACATTGTGGCAGGCAGAGTTGATCCCGATGAATTCATTGTTTTCAAACCAACTCTAAAAGCAGGGCTCAGACCTATCCTCAGGCGCAAACTTGGAGCCAAACAAATGCGCATGGTCTATTCAGGTCATGGCACACGCACAACAGAAAATGATCCTGTTTTGGCAGCTGAAAGAGAAAAATTCAGCCTTTCAGATGATCAAGTACTGAAGCTTGCTCAATGGGCGCTTGCTGTAGAAGAACATTATTCGAAACGTTATGGCAAAGAAACAGCGATGGATATTGAGTGGGCGCTGGACGGTCTCGACAATAAACTCTATTTAGTACAAGCACGCCCGGAAACCGTGCACACAATTAAAGACACGCAAGTGTTAGAAACTTACAGACTTGAATCAACCAGCGAAGTTCTTCTCAAGGGACGTGCCATCGGTGAACGCATCGGCGCCGGCGCAGCACGAGTAATTCCATCAGTAAGAGAACTTGCGTCATTTAAAGATGGGGAAGTTCTTGTCACCGACATGACTGATCCAGATTGGGAACCAATAATGAAACGTGCAGCAGCCATTGTCACCAATCGCGGTGGGCGGACCTGCCACGCTGCAATTGTCAGTCGAGAAATTGGTGTGCCTTGTGTTGTCGGTACACACCACGCAACAGATATTTTGAAGAGCGGAGCCAACATAACCGTCTGCTGTGCACAAGGCGATCAAGGACTTGTCTATTCAGGACAATTACCGTTTACCAGAAACAGAGTGCATCTGGATAAACTACCTAAGATCCGCACTAAGCTAATGCTCAATTTAGGCAACCCGGAACAAGCACTTTCCGTTTCTCAGTTACCTGTCGACGGCGTTGGACTTGCTCGACTGGAATTCATTATTGCCGACGAAGTAAAAGTTCATCCACTAGCACTGACTAGGTTTTCCGATTTAAAAGACCAGCAAGCAGCCGAAGCCATAACCAAACTAACTAGAGACTATCCAAGTCGCGAGCAATACTTTATAGACAAATTATCCGAAGGCGTAGCCATTATCGCTGCCGCCTTTTATCCACGTCCAATCATTGTACGTATGTCCGATTTCAAAACAAACGAATACGCCAATTTGCTCGGAGGCAAACAGTTCGAACCGTTGGAAGAAAACCCCATGATTGGTTTCCGTGGTGCTTGCCGCTATTACGACGAGCGCTACAAAGACGGTTTTGCCTTGGAATGCAGGGCTCTGTCAAAAGTTAGAGACAAAATGGGTCTGTCTAACGTAAAAGTGATGATTCCATTTTGCCGCACACCGGAAGAAGGAAGGCTAGTCATTGAGGAGATGCGTCGCAACGGTTTGCGTCAGGGTGAAAACGGACTGGAAGTATACGTCATGTGCGAACTGCCATCCAATGTAATGATGGCGACAGAATTTGCCGAAGTCTTCGATGGCTTTTCGATTGGCTCAAATGACCTGACCCAACTCACCCTTGGATTAGATCGAGACAATGAAATCATTGCTAGATTGTTCGACGAAAGAAACGACGCAGTTAAAAGAACTATTGCA
- a CDS encoding tetratricopeptide repeat protein gives MFGMKYQPNKSCDEQVAVRCESLDSERRLSEAKPERKISHKRLLLAASLSVMSGLVVFSASAVPANALTQSKSEVLKGRIQTDIKAADDLMLKGKYADAADLYYQAMNQDSKNIQALVGYGTALGKQFKLDAADTQLDKAIQLDPNNAAAHSAKAMVLLNRLQSSNNTIIKNRDSILQQAWQECNTALQIDSKSPEANYNMGQVLKEQGRLDDAANSFRAAIKIDGNFSDAYTGLGLCKLSQESLAEAQDAFKHAIQINSGNSTAHFGLGKTYLKLGQLDAAIKELNTSLYQYPNSGPARLAMGEAYEAQGNTVAAIKEYKQSISIKPENASAYLHIADIRENRGDTELSIAELRSALELMPTNPELRQRIGDECLSLDKLDQAIKEYQTILSQTPNSVPAAQGLTRAYYLKAQKDSANAFLSSNDYEQAEQMIQQAINLNPNNMELRLAQAKMRALSGKPVDLSAIGTPTNDGERIAYAEALLAQNKFADADSQMNMVISKANDPKQVFAIGDLALMIKDLNAAESAYNKASTMPGSGTAERAKRGLALCAKAREQAKQDLNMAQDLAMKKQLASSIDKYHAAIYDDPKVAQARIGLAKTLERQRPLASSDIREAITQYKAYMALDTSLPEKEKAKLDKHIQQLDGKAYKLEMKAQAQGRSQS, from the coding sequence ATGTTTGGAATGAAGTATCAGCCGAACAAGAGCTGCGACGAGCAGGTCGCTGTGAGGTGTGAATCGCTGGATAGCGAGCGCAGGCTGAGTGAAGCGAAGCCGGAGCGTAAGATAAGTCATAAACGCCTGTTGCTGGCAGCTAGTCTGTCTGTAATGAGTGGCTTGGTTGTCTTCAGCGCTTCCGCTGTACCAGCTAATGCCCTTACACAGAGCAAGAGTGAAGTCCTAAAAGGACGCATTCAAACAGACATTAAAGCAGCCGATGATTTGATGTTGAAAGGTAAGTATGCTGACGCTGCTGACCTTTATTATCAAGCCATGAATCAAGACTCAAAGAATATCCAAGCCCTTGTTGGCTATGGAACAGCTTTGGGCAAGCAGTTCAAACTTGATGCTGCTGATACGCAATTGGATAAAGCAATTCAACTCGACCCAAACAATGCTGCTGCACACAGTGCTAAAGCTATGGTTCTATTGAACCGTTTGCAATCATCCAACAACACGATTATCAAAAATCGTGATTCGATCCTGCAACAAGCCTGGCAAGAATGTAACACGGCTTTGCAAATTGACTCCAAGTCACCAGAAGCCAACTACAACATGGGTCAAGTGTTGAAGGAGCAAGGAAGATTGGATGATGCAGCCAATTCATTCCGCGCAGCCATCAAAATTGACGGGAACTTCTCCGATGCTTACACCGGCTTGGGTCTCTGCAAGCTTTCGCAAGAATCGTTGGCTGAAGCCCAAGATGCTTTCAAGCACGCAATTCAAATCAACTCCGGCAATTCAACTGCTCACTTTGGTTTGGGTAAGACCTACCTTAAGCTGGGACAGTTGGACGCTGCTATTAAGGAATTGAATACATCCTTGTATCAATATCCAAACAGCGGTCCGGCACGCTTAGCCATGGGTGAAGCATATGAAGCCCAAGGTAATACCGTTGCAGCAATTAAAGAATACAAGCAATCTATAAGCATTAAGCCGGAAAACGCTTCTGCTTATTTGCACATTGCTGATATTCGCGAAAATCGTGGCGACACCGAATTGTCCATCGCTGAATTGCGCTCAGCTTTGGAATTGATGCCGACCAATCCTGAATTGCGTCAGCGCATAGGTGATGAGTGCTTGTCCTTGGACAAACTTGATCAAGCAATCAAAGAGTACCAAACTATTTTGTCGCAAACGCCAAACAGCGTTCCTGCTGCTCAAGGTTTGACTCGTGCCTATTACTTGAAAGCACAAAAGGACTCGGCAAACGCTTTCTTGTCGTCTAACGACTACGAGCAAGCTGAGCAAATGATCCAGCAAGCAATCAACTTGAATCCAAACAATATGGAATTGCGTTTGGCTCAAGCAAAAATGCGCGCATTGTCCGGTAAGCCTGTTGACTTAAGCGCAATCGGCACACCGACCAACGATGGCGAAAGAATTGCATACGCTGAAGCATTGCTGGCACAAAATAAGTTCGCTGATGCAGATAGCCAAATGAATATGGTTATCTCCAAAGCAAATGATCCAAAGCAAGTATTTGCAATAGGTGATCTCGCTTTGATGATCAAAGACTTGAACGCTGCTGAGTCAGCCTACAACAAGGCATCAACAATGCCGGGTTCAGGTACCGCTGAGCGCGCTAAGCGTGGTTTGGCACTCTGTGCTAAAGCTCGTGAACAAGCTAAGCAAGACTTGAACATGGCGCAAGACCTGGCCATGAAGAAGCAATTGGCTTCGTCCATCGATAAGTACCATGCTGCTATTTACGATGATCCGAAAGTAGCGCAAGCACGTATCGGTCTTGCTAAGACATTGGAAAGACAGCGTCCGTTGGCTTCCAGTGATATTCGCGAAGCGATAACTCAGTACAAGGCCTACATGGCACTTGATACCAGCTTGCCTGAAAAGGAAAAAGCTAAACTCGACAAGCACATTCAACAGCTTGACGGTAAAGCCTACAAGTTGGAGATGAAAGCGCAAGCTCAAGGCAGAAGCCAGAGCTAA
- a CDS encoding GGDEF domain-containing protein translates to MAGMKDHICSQNCMFCRVLESPQRTKQAVQRQAVDSQVMERVKELEQRSLLSNTQATLTSAKTEDLERLALLDSLTELYNSRTFLKELKDEIKRGKRYKRPVSLAMISIDGFKEIHRQYGALTGDAVLKVVANVLRTSIRDVDIAARYSAEEFAIIFPETNTSGASVVAERLRQRIGTQAITHNWHNLKVTASIGLASFPTHAREHDELIARSVQALELAVQRGGDRACTV, encoded by the coding sequence ATGGCAGGAATGAAAGACCATATTTGCAGTCAAAATTGCATGTTTTGCCGGGTATTAGAGTCCCCGCAACGCACTAAGCAAGCCGTACAACGCCAAGCTGTCGACAGTCAGGTTATGGAACGGGTTAAGGAGCTGGAGCAACGCAGCCTTTTGTCTAACACGCAGGCTACATTGACCTCCGCAAAGACCGAAGACTTAGAGCGTCTTGCTCTATTGGATTCACTCACGGAACTCTACAACTCCAGAACATTTTTGAAGGAATTGAAGGATGAAATTAAGCGCGGCAAGCGCTACAAGCGTCCTGTCTCTTTAGCCATGATCTCCATCGATGGCTTTAAGGAAATTCACCGCCAATACGGAGCGCTAACAGGGGACGCCGTATTGAAAGTTGTAGCTAATGTTCTGCGCACAAGTATCCGTGACGTAGATATTGCGGCTCGTTACAGCGCCGAAGAATTTGCCATTATCTTCCCGGAAACAAACACTTCGGGAGCATCAGTGGTGGCAGAAAGATTGAGACAGCGCATAGGCACTCAAGCCATCACGCACAACTGGCACAACCTCAAAGTGACAGCCTCAATAGGACTGGCATCTTTCCCAACGCACGCACGCGAGCACGACGAGTTAATCGCCCGCTCAGTACAAGCGCTCGAATTAGCAGTCCAACGCGGCGGCGACAGAGCCTGCACTGTGTAA
- a CDS encoding amidohydrolase family protein has protein sequence MPNDNNYLALTARWVLPIDDPPIENGVVVVKGREISSVCTRDEFNSTGQKITKDYGQAIITPGLINLHTHLDYSDLALFDTQSGFFKWISNLMANAWKWGDDQWKQSALNGACAIAQSGTTLIVDSSFTGQAANAAAQVGLRAIVGLEVFGIEEETSQAVWQSWLQKYHNFMTASPNELKSAIDAGFITMTVAPHTPYTVCPSLWQHAKDWADSQGLPVLVHISESQQECEWIHTGNAELEAFLVNMPKSGSEANYSWRGKGLSPVEHLDSWGLLSSNTLAAHAVHLSDKDIELLKKAQVAIAHCPRSNSRLRNGVARLLKMVESGLHVGFGTDSSASVDDLNVLNEARFAWNLHRAVNPAFSLSAKEAIEALTIIAAHAVGLSDKVGTLTPGKEADISVFAIDGVYRPETAPYDLLLYGGTSATDVFVGGKPIVEGRKVTAMAHQMPV, from the coding sequence ATGCCAAACGACAACAACTATCTAGCACTTACCGCCCGCTGGGTATTGCCTATTGATGATCCGCCCATCGAAAACGGCGTCGTTGTCGTCAAAGGACGCGAAATATCATCGGTCTGCACTCGCGATGAGTTCAATTCCACAGGACAAAAAATTACCAAAGACTACGGGCAGGCAATAATTACTCCCGGTCTAATCAACCTGCACACCCATTTGGACTACTCGGACCTTGCACTATTTGATACGCAATCCGGGTTCTTCAAATGGATAAGCAATCTCATGGCTAACGCCTGGAAATGGGGCGATGACCAATGGAAACAGTCAGCTCTAAACGGTGCGTGCGCAATTGCTCAATCAGGCACGACTCTTATCGTCGACTCTTCTTTTACAGGGCAAGCGGCCAATGCAGCGGCGCAAGTCGGGCTGCGCGCCATTGTCGGGCTGGAAGTTTTCGGCATTGAGGAAGAAACATCGCAAGCTGTTTGGCAATCGTGGCTGCAAAAATATCACAACTTCATGACGGCTTCGCCAAATGAGCTGAAATCGGCTATTGATGCCGGTTTTATTACAATGACAGTAGCGCCGCATACGCCTTACACAGTCTGTCCTTCGCTCTGGCAACATGCAAAAGACTGGGCAGACTCACAGGGGCTGCCGGTTTTAGTGCATATTTCAGAGTCACAACAAGAATGCGAATGGATTCACACAGGCAATGCAGAGCTTGAAGCATTTTTGGTGAACATGCCGAAATCGGGTTCTGAAGCCAATTACAGTTGGCGCGGCAAAGGACTGTCTCCAGTAGAACACTTAGATAGTTGGGGTTTGCTCAGCAGCAACACCTTAGCCGCCCATGCCGTCCACTTAAGTGACAAGGATATTGAACTTCTCAAAAAGGCTCAGGTAGCCATTGCCCATTGTCCGCGCAGCAACAGCCGTTTGCGCAATGGTGTCGCTCGCCTTCTAAAGATGGTTGAGTCGGGTCTACATGTAGGCTTCGGCACAGATAGTTCCGCCTCTGTAGATGACCTGAATGTCTTAAATGAAGCGCGTTTTGCCTGGAATTTGCACCGCGCTGTAAACCCGGCATTTTCACTTTCAGCCAAGGAAGCCATCGAAGCATTAACCATAATTGCCGCCCATGCGGTTGGTCTGTCCGATAAGGTCGGGACCCTTACACCGGGCAAAGAAGCCGATATTTCTGTGTTTGCAATTGACGGTGTTTATCGGCCGGAGACGGCTCCCTATGATCTTTTGCTCTATGGGGGCACCTCGGCAACTGACGTTTTTGTCGGTGGAAAGCCAATTGTAGAGGGCAGAAAAGTGACCGCAATGGCTCACCAGATGCCAGTTTGA
- a CDS encoding DUF177 domain-containing protein, giving the protein MKISIDELKAQPQHIEFKETIEGLEAVKPVVGDITLSLSSYGVKVIGRVQTLLKLHCDRCLRPYFQSMAVDIDEQLVYPSEEDMQRERELLKDDFVELLPADGLIDVTDLLYQAITLATPSHLSCGSECPGLPSGASGSGGKTLAGDKKSQDLIDPRWKNLKTIFSNDEKDKN; this is encoded by the coding sequence GTGAAAATAAGCATAGACGAGCTAAAAGCTCAGCCGCAACATATCGAGTTCAAAGAGACCATCGAGGGGCTGGAGGCAGTCAAGCCTGTCGTGGGCGATATTACGCTCAGCCTTTCCAGCTATGGTGTAAAAGTCATTGGTAGAGTGCAGACTCTGCTGAAATTGCACTGTGATCGTTGTCTGCGCCCGTACTTCCAGAGTATGGCAGTGGACATTGATGAGCAACTTGTTTATCCGTCGGAAGAGGACATGCAACGCGAACGGGAACTCTTGAAAGACGATTTTGTCGAATTGTTACCGGCGGATGGGTTAATTGATGTTACTGACCTTCTTTATCAAGCGATCACTTTAGCTACCCCAAGTCACCTATCTTGTGGCTCGGAATGCCCAGGATTGCCGTCTGGCGCCTCTGGTTCCGGTGGGAAAACATTAGCTGGAGATAAGAAAAGTCAAGATTTAATTGATCCAAGGTGGAAGAACTTAAAGACTATCTTTTCAAACGATGAAAAAGACAAGAACTAA
- the rpmF gene encoding 50S ribosomal protein L32, which translates to MAQPKKKTSHQKQHSRRSKVWKATAQTITTCPQCAQPTRRHQACVECGYYRGRPARRAESVVTE; encoded by the coding sequence ATGGCACAACCTAAAAAGAAAACATCACATCAAAAGCAGCACTCCCGCCGTTCCAAGGTGTGGAAGGCTACAGCTCAAACCATCACCACTTGCCCGCAGTGTGCACAGCCAACGCGCCGTCACCAAGCTTGCGTAGAGTGTGGATACTACAGAGGCCGTCCAGCTCGTCGCGCTGAATCAGTAGTAACAGAGTAA
- the plsX gene encoding phosphate acyltransferase PlsX: MQPNRSKQIHIAVDAMGGDYAPREVVHGSVLAAREYGIGIQLVGPPEAIARELNRHDKQGLDITIIPASEVVAMDEKPSRAIVRKKDASIVVAIRQVREGLADGVVAAGSTGAAAAAAHLGLGRIANVDRSAIACLMPTILDRYCICLDMGANVECDANQLLQFALMGSILSKGLMGLAEPRVGILNIGAEETKGNELVKQAYALCKESKELNFVGFTEGRDFPMGKIDVVVTDGFTGNVALKTAEGIANMVTHMLRQELLSDWRGKIGAAIAKPSFQALKRRIDYNEFGGALLVGVKGVCVIAHGGSKHRAIKNAIRTAKDMVNADIVKQIELTFGKVVAGSKK, translated from the coding sequence GTGCAGCCCAACCGTTCCAAACAAATCCACATCGCAGTTGACGCCATGGGCGGCGACTATGCTCCACGCGAGGTCGTGCACGGGTCAGTTCTAGCAGCTCGCGAGTACGGCATCGGCATTCAGCTGGTCGGACCACCTGAGGCTATTGCTAGAGAGCTCAATCGCCACGACAAACAGGGTCTGGATATTACGATAATTCCAGCGTCAGAAGTTGTCGCCATGGATGAGAAGCCTAGTCGGGCAATTGTTCGTAAGAAAGATGCATCTATTGTTGTAGCTATCCGCCAGGTACGTGAAGGGCTTGCCGATGGTGTTGTCGCAGCCGGCTCTACCGGTGCTGCTGCCGCTGCCGCCCATCTGGGGCTGGGTCGCATTGCCAATGTCGACCGCTCGGCCATTGCTTGTTTGATGCCGACAATTTTGGACCGTTATTGCATCTGCCTCGACATGGGTGCCAATGTTGAGTGTGATGCTAATCAACTTTTGCAATTTGCCTTGATGGGCTCCATCCTATCTAAAGGTTTAATGGGATTAGCCGAACCACGTGTCGGTATTCTCAATATCGGAGCTGAAGAGACCAAGGGTAATGAATTGGTTAAACAGGCCTATGCGTTGTGCAAAGAAAGTAAGGAATTAAATTTCGTCGGCTTCACCGAGGGACGCGATTTCCCAATGGGCAAAATTGACGTTGTTGTAACTGACGGTTTCACCGGCAACGTTGCGTTGAAGACTGCCGAGGGTATCGCCAATATGGTTACCCATATGTTGCGTCAAGAATTGCTCAGCGACTGGCGTGGAAAAATTGGCGCTGCTATCGCCAAGCCAAGCTTCCAGGCGTTGAAGAGACGCATCGACTACAATGAATTTGGGGGCGCACTTCTAGTTGGAGTTAAGGGGGTTTGCGTCATTGCCCATGGAGGCTCAAAGCATAGAGCCATTAAGAATGCCATCCGCACCGCTAAAGATATGGTGAATGCCGACATTGTCAAACAAATTGAGCTGACTTTCGGCAAAGTTGTGGCAGGGAGTAAGAAGTGA
- a CDS encoding ketoacyl-ACP synthase III, translating to MSVGARLIGVGACVPETLVTNTDLEKLVDTSDEWIRTRTGIRERRVVKEDETAAGLAMGAAKDAIAFAGIDPAIIDLIVVATSTPDNLYPSTACLVQAEIGATRAAAFDLEAACTGIIYALAVGQQFIGSGTFKTVLVIGVDIHSRFLDWEDRNTCVLFGDGAGAFLLQAADENEILATYLRADGTGGHLLCIPNANVAYPHAGTTPPKAMNRFLSMNGRVVYEFAIKAVPEAIEAACARAGIQSKDIDFLVPHQANQRIIKAAADRLGFPPEKIVTNIDQYGNTSAASIPLAFSDAVKRGQIKSPSTCALVGFGGGLTWGAAILKWTAKDSRK from the coding sequence TTGTCCGTCGGAGCCAGGCTAATCGGGGTCGGTGCATGCGTCCCTGAAACATTGGTCACCAACACCGATCTAGAAAAACTTGTCGATACATCTGATGAATGGATTCGCACGCGCACCGGTATTCGTGAGCGTCGTGTCGTTAAAGAGGATGAAACAGCAGCCGGTCTAGCTATGGGTGCTGCGAAAGACGCAATTGCATTTGCCGGAATTGACCCGGCGATAATCGATCTAATTGTAGTTGCTACATCGACTCCGGATAATCTATATCCTTCTACTGCTTGTTTGGTACAAGCGGAAATTGGCGCAACTAGAGCAGCTGCCTTTGATCTGGAAGCAGCTTGCACAGGTATCATTTACGCCTTAGCCGTTGGGCAACAATTTATTGGTTCCGGGACATTTAAAACGGTACTTGTAATTGGTGTTGATATTCACTCGCGTTTCTTGGATTGGGAAGATCGCAATACTTGCGTTTTGTTCGGTGATGGCGCCGGTGCATTTCTCTTGCAGGCTGCTGATGAGAACGAAATTTTGGCGACTTATCTTCGCGCCGACGGCACTGGCGGACATTTGCTGTGTATTCCAAATGCAAATGTTGCTTATCCGCATGCCGGAACAACACCACCAAAAGCAATGAACCGTTTCCTGAGCATGAATGGGCGCGTTGTATATGAGTTTGCCATCAAGGCTGTTCCTGAAGCCATTGAAGCAGCGTGCGCAAGAGCTGGTATTCAGTCAAAAGATATTGATTTTCTCGTGCCTCACCAAGCTAATCAACGTATCATCAAAGCTGCTGCCGATCGCTTAGGTTTCCCGCCGGAAAAAATAGTCACCAATATTGATCAGTACGGCAACACCTCTGCTGCTTCTATTCCGTTGGCATTTTCCGATGCCGTTAAGCGCGGACAAATTAAGAGTCCGTCTACTTGTGCATTAGTTGGCTTTGGTGGAGGACTCACATGGGGCGCTGCCATTCTTAAGTGGACTGCCAAGGATTCCCGTAAGTAA
- the fabD gene encoding ACP S-malonyltransferase: MKIACLFPGQGSQSVGMGKDLFDNFAEAKKTFESIDKIAGRELSKLCFEGPEEELKRTINTQPTILAASLAAWQCYKTAGGPTPQFVAGHSLGEFTALVVCEALSLEEAVKLVDTRSRLMESCPKGAMSAVIGLDKAVLQDACTKATSGDSVVIIANFNTREQLVISGSPDAVAKAGELAKAAGGKVIPLPVGGAFHSPLMATAACEFEKQITQCHLNDVQFAVVQNVDAKAAASGSEIQAKLAKQMPSAVLWCDTIEYMLSQGVDTFIEIGPGKVLTGTVKKIDRQARIFNIFDKASLESTLSALRQTVSA; encoded by the coding sequence ATGAAAATCGCTTGTTTATTCCCTGGTCAAGGTTCGCAGTCTGTCGGCATGGGGAAAGATCTATTCGATAACTTTGCCGAAGCTAAAAAGACTTTTGAATCAATCGACAAAATTGCCGGACGCGAATTGAGCAAGCTTTGCTTTGAAGGTCCTGAAGAGGAACTTAAGCGGACAATAAATACTCAACCAACAATTCTGGCGGCATCACTTGCCGCTTGGCAGTGTTACAAAACAGCAGGTGGACCGACACCGCAGTTTGTTGCCGGTCACAGTCTCGGTGAATTCACCGCACTGGTTGTATGCGAAGCGCTATCGCTTGAAGAAGCAGTAAAACTTGTCGACACCCGTTCGCGCTTAATGGAAAGCTGCCCCAAGGGCGCTATGTCGGCTGTGATTGGTTTGGACAAAGCAGTGTTGCAAGACGCATGCACTAAAGCAACAAGTGGCGACTCAGTTGTGATCATCGCCAACTTCAACACTCGTGAACAACTTGTAATTTCAGGAAGTCCTGATGCTGTTGCTAAAGCCGGCGAATTGGCTAAAGCGGCCGGCGGTAAAGTAATTCCACTTCCTGTAGGTGGCGCATTCCACTCGCCTTTGATGGCAACTGCTGCTTGCGAATTCGAAAAGCAAATTACCCAGTGTCATTTGAATGATGTTCAGTTTGCCGTTGTGCAAAACGTTGATGCTAAAGCGGCTGCCTCCGGCAGCGAAATTCAAGCGAAGCTCGCCAAGCAAATGCCGAGTGCTGTACTTTGGTGCGACACGATTGAATACATGCTTTCGCAGGGCGTTGATACTTTCATTGAAATAGGACCAGGCAAGGTGCTGACAGGCACCGTCAAGAAAATTGATAGACAAGCTCGTATCTTCAATATTTTCGACAAGGCCAGTTTGGAAAGTACTCTCAGCGCATTGCGTCAAACAGTAAGCGCTTAA